ACGACGAACGACGCTTGGCCTCGTTCGCGTTCGCCTCGTTTGCGACGGCAACAGCCGACGCAAGGCCTTTGCGCTGCTTCTCAAAGACGCCGCGGAGTGCTTCGGCGTTCTTCGTAAAGATGTGTTCCGCGCCGTTGAAGCGCTTGCAGTTGTCAAAGACAAGGAacacgtcgcgctcaaACTCGTCCACGTATTTGTACTGGTCCTGCTCCATATTAAGCTTGCCAGAGTCGACTGCCTGCTTCAACTTGTCCGACATGCGGTTCTGGGAGCCCGGAGGGCCTTTCAGGTGGAACGCAGTCAGCGCCAGTTTCTGGTCGATCGTGCCGAGATCCATGGGGTGAGTAATGATCTGGGTATAATGGGGGATGTTGAGCGCGATCGGGTCCACAGGCTGCAAGAACGCGGCGGCCTCTCGTCGCGACTTGAGCGATCGGATCGTGTTTTGGGCATACTTTACATGCGGCATGGCCATTTCCATATGAGTCAGGCCATCCTCCGCTGCAGGCTGAGTGGAAGTGGCCGTGGCCGTGGGCTGAGACGCTGACGGTGTCTCTTTTGTGGGGGCGTCGGCGGAGGGCGTAGGCTCTACCGTGGGGGCGTCTGCCTTGGGCTCCTCTGGCTTGGGCTCCTCTGGCTTGGGCTCCTCTGGCTTGGGCTCCTCTGGCTTGGGCTCCTCCGGCTTGGGCTCCTCCGGCTTGGGCTCCTCCGGCTTGGGCTCCTCCGGCTTGGGCTCCTCCGGCTTGGGCTCCTCCGGCTTGGGCTCCTCCGGCTTGGGCTCCTCCGGCTTGGGCTCGTCAGGCTTGGGCTCGTCAGGCTTGGCTTCAGTCGCGACCTCGTCCGTCTTGGCCACCTCCGCCCTGGCCACCTCCGCCCTGGCCTCCTCTGCCTTCTCCACCTCGCCCGTAccctcgtcggccggcgccgcaaTCGAACTCGTCGTGCCAGGCACCGACTCGGGGGGAATGCCGACGTTCGCGGGCGGCATGCCTCCCAGCATCATCTCCGCAGGTGCAGTCGGCAGCGTCGTGTCCGTTTTGATCGGCTCCGATGCCGTTTCCAAGGCAGGCACTGACACGCCCGAAGGTGCCTGCACGGGGTGTGGGGGAGCGAGCACTTCCGGCTCCTCGCCACCGGTGGTAGCGGAGGCCGGCACCTCTGTCGGGCGTGCATCGGCAGGCACGCTCGCCTGGTGTTCAGTATCGACCATTCTTAGGACGGCTGGGGTAAGCGGCTCCTCCACGCCACGCACCTGCAAGATCGTCCGGGTTGCGGCCGTACCTTCGCGTTCGGAAATGggtcgcgcgcgtgccgattGCACGCGCACTTTTATAGTTGAAGCCCGTTTGCGTCGGTGCGTCATTGCAACGAATCAGAAAACGGCCCGCATCGGGATTTTCCAACGCAGTGCAGATGTGTCACGTGAGCTATGACGGCACGCGATCGCTGTACGCCTGCCAGACGATGGCCAAGAAGAAAGCGCCTCAGCTGGACGCGTGGTGCTGGTATTGCGAGTATGTACCTTgactgacgcagccgcGAATTCGAAGATGAAAAGGGTACGATAGCAAACTAACGCAGTGTTGATTCAACACCAAAAAGCACGCCATTTCAAGTGCCATCTgtgcccgaggcgcctgAACACTGCAGGCGGCCTCGCGGTGCATCTGGGGCAGGTACACAAGGCCGAGCCGGGATTGTACGTGGTTTTTCTGACGCAGACTCGAGAATACGCTGCCTGGACGTGCTTCGTTCGACATCGAGATCTACGGCAtggtcggcgtgccggacgGCGACCTACGCGAGTGGATGGCGCGCAAGGGCGCGCgacagcagcagcagggcgcgcagccggtgcagcacgcgccgaAACGGCCGCGCATCGATCGCGCGCCTCTCTCGGCTGAGCAGCTCCGCGCACAGCTCGAGGCACACAAGGCGCTCATGAATGGCATCGCGCCGACCGCACCTGTGATgtacggcgtgccgagcacgacagtgcaggcgcaggcgcctgtcgctgcgccgggaCCCGAGGTGGCAGCGCCGGCTCCAGCGCCGGAGCCGGCGCCGTCCGTGCCCCATGACGCGCCCCCTGCGCCTCTGTCTGCCCCGGAAGCATCTGTGTcgcaggcggcgcctgtacctgcgcctgtgccgcCGGTGGTGACGCCGGTcggaccgccgccgccgccgccagctGCGGAAGAGCCGGTGCCTCCGTCCGACGCCCCCCCCGCCAAAAAAGCGCGCTTGGCATACACCGACACGGAGCTGCACCCCGACGAGAAGCgggcgcagctgccgcgGTACGCATATCGCGAGTCGGCTCCGCACGCTGGCCGCCCCAGCGCCGCAGAGCTCTTTTAATGTAATCATAATGGGTATATAACGCTACGGCATggacacgtcgccgagacttgcgcgcgcgccgaggcgtgccGCGACAAATGTCTTGGCATTCGGGTTGAGGCGCCGTGGCCGGAAGCCGGCGTGCAAATAGTCGCTCCCCTCCAGCGAGCCGTGCGGCGTCGGGGGCGTGCACGACACCGAAGAGAGTGGCGAGTGGCACAGTGGCGGGACGCTCAGTGTCGGGTCGATGCCAAGCCCTGTCGGTTTGCGGGGTACAGGCTCCGCGCtgtcctcgtcgtgcgTCGAGAGCAAGCTCGACGGCAAGAGATTCGCCACGTCCCACGCCGgcgggctcggcgggcgcgaCTGCAGCGCTGCTGCCGTGCGTTTCAGTGCCGCGATCTCTTCGCGCACTTCGCGTGCGCGTCCAGCCATGGCACGTGCCGTGCTCGTGTGTCGTGCATGCGATTCGGATGCGATAgaggcacgccgcgccgccgcgcccgtcacggcgtgcacgcgctcttgggcctcgaggagcgcggcgcgccgctcttcgaggcgcgcgtgcgcacgcgcgtgcgcatcgcgcgcctcttttgcgcgcgtacgtgcggcgcagaggGCATGTtctgcggcgagcgtcgcgtcgtccagtgcgcgcaggtcgcggcgcagtgcATAGCGCGTGTGGTCGTCGTATTTTTTCTGtgcgcggagcgcgtcgagctcttcTTGTAGCTGCGCAATGGAATGGTGAGGGTGCTGCGAgcggtcctcgacgagcgccaaTGCGACGGACGGTGCGCTGTGTGGCTCAGTCGTGTCGAAAAATGCAAGGTGCCACCAGTGGCCCAGTGCGCCTACGTACGTCGCCCACGTACGCCGGTCCGTGTCGTGCGGCACGCGTGCCACGCGGAGAACGCCGAGGTCGTACAGCGCCACAGCGCCGATATCGAGCGTATGGCACGGCGTTTTTCCTCCAACTACCCTTGTTTCGCTATTCGCGAGCACCGTGCGCgcccgcagcgcagcgagcgccgggAGCGTGCACAGCGCTGCCAAGCCGACCAAGAGCAGCcacagcagcgcgtccATGCCAGGACAGGagaagcagcgcgccaCTTCGGCCGAAATGCATGGTTCACGTGATAGTCGTGCCCCACACAATTCCGGCGCGTAGCAGCGCGCGAGGAGGTTTTTGTGTGGGGACCGCGGCCCACCATGGCGAGCCGTCCGGTATCGAACCGGCGACGCAATTATAATCAGCGTGCGACGGACTTTACCGAAAGTCATGACCTGAACGATGAGTTCCATGATGTGCCCGGTCTCGCGTCCAACGCGGGCCACGAAGGGACACACGCCCACTGGGCAGACGAAGAAGAGCCCGCCCCGCGTACGAGCGGCGAGATGGCCTCGACGATGGGCCGCCCGAGTGGCGAGTACGAGGATGCGTTCGATGATGCGGAGCCGTACGAGAGCGagtacggcgcgccgtcggccgccgagcgctacagcgatgcgccgagcgcctaCGACCCCGAGAGCGAGTACGGAACGAGCtacggcggcgccggtgccggcgctgcgccgtctTCGCGCCATGCACCGGCTTCGCGCCATGCTCCGGGCACGCGCCAGTACACCACCGACTATGACGATGAGCCGGCGCATTACGAACGCGATGTGAGGATCGAGCGCCCGCACACCGAGGGTGCCAATGCTGAGAACTACTACGGCAGCAAGCAAAAAGAGTTGGACTATGAGTACCGCCCCGAGTACCCCTCGgccggcgaggacgaggacgtggGCGGCTTCCCCGCCTTTTTCCATCACCCTGTTGGGCAGTATGGCAACTTTAACATCTTCCAGCGCCTCTATCTCGAGATAAGGCAGATGGCGTCGTTCGGTCTGACTAGTGTTGCGTTGGTTGTTGTGGCGAACCTTGCCTTTATCTCCTACTTTAACCCCTTCCGCAAGTCGCCGCCCAAGGCACGTACGGACCTCGAGTTTGAGCGCCGCATCACCGGTGAGCGCCTGAGTGGCCGTGTGGAATACTATGCCGAGTACTGGGGCTACAAGTGCGAAGAGTACGAGATTACGACCCGCGGCGGCTGGATCCTCAAGGCGCACCGTATTTCGGACCCCCGCCGCCCTGGCGGCCGAGGCTACCCCGTGATTGTGCAGCACGGTATTCTGTGTAACTCGCTCTTTTATTTTACCAACGAGGAGCGATCGCTCGGTTTCTGGTTGGTGGACCAAGGCTTTGATGTGTGGAGCACCAACGTCCGCTCGAACTACAACGCAGGCCACACCCAGTACGGCCGCTGGGACCCTCGTTTTTGGGCGTGGGGTATGATGGAGCTGGCCGAGGACCTGGTCGACGTTGTGAACTACATCCTGCAGCAGACCGGCTACAGCCAGTTGGCGTACATCGGCCACTCACAGGGCACTGCCTCCATGTTCCTTGCGCTGAGTAACGGCAAATACCCCAGTCTGGGCAACAAGCTGAGCTCCTTTTGCGCGCTCGGCCCTGCGGTGTTCCCCGGTCCCTCGCTGCGTCGTTTCCCCTTCCGTGTGATGCAACTGCTCACGTCGCGCTTTGCCTGGTCGTTTGTCTTTGGTGTCCGCGACTTTTTCCCAGCGATCGAGCTTGGTCGCCAGGTGGCACCGGCGTACATCTTTGGTCACTTTGCCTATGTTATTTTCGCTTACCTGTTCGATTTCCACGACCACAACTGGATCGACCGCCTGAAGCCCAAGATTTTCCGGTCAACCGGTATCCAGACGAGTTCCGAGCTGCTTTACTTCTACATGCGCTCGTTCGTCGGCCGTGGCTGTATCTTTGACCCGAACGTCCATACCCCGTGGTTCCCCAAGCAGTTCCCTCCTCTGACGGTTGTCTACGGTACGACCGACtacctcgtcgtcggcaagccgctcgtcgagcgtctttTGCGCTACGAGAACAATGTCGAGATCGTGCACATTGTTGAGCTGCAAGGATTCGAACATATGGACATGGTATTGGGTGTCGATGCGTACAAGGTCGTCTTCCCCAAGATCAAGGATACCATTGTGCGCACCATGGATCTGGAGGATATGCCGGCCAAGGCAGTGATGTAGTTGCGTAGAAAAGCCTGGAAAATACAAAACTATttgcgcctcgggcgcggctGTGTGCTCTAAACATACAACAAATACAACCGCAAAGCGGTGCGGTAAAGTACATTTGGGATCACCATTGCGTCTTGCCATgcggcgcgatgcgcgcaaaGCCTTCAGGCGACGCATACTccgcaggcgcctcggaGAGGTTCATACTGCGCAGCGGTGCATAGAGCGGCACGTTGGGTGCGTACAGGGGGGCAGCCTCGGCATAAGCCCCGCCTGCATACACCGGCTCCTGCTTgcggcgtccgccgcggccaccacgcccggcgccgaccgcgccggGAAAgttgcgcgccgcgccgccgccgcgagagaagccgccacggccaccacgcggcgcgtacggcgccTGGGCGTCGGGGCcatcgcgctgcagcttgCTCTGGATCCGCTTGCCGTACGGCGTGTTGCGGATCGCGGGCAAGATCGGGCGGATGCAGTTCACGAGgtgcatgcgctgcacgggCTCGGCATAGTCCAGCGCGGTCTGCACGACATAGTTCGCAAACGAGTCGCGGAGGAGCGACTCGAGACGCGTCTCGTCGatcagctcctcgaccagcaGCTTGCGCGAGCCGGGCTGGGCCACGCGAATGCACTT
This is a stretch of genomic DNA from Malassezia japonica chromosome 3, complete sequence. It encodes these proteins:
- a CDS encoding uncharacterized protein (COG:S; EggNog:ENOG503NY66); the encoded protein is MAKKKAPQLDAWCWYCDREFEDEKGGLAVHLGQVHKAEPGLLENTLPGRASFDIEIYGMVGVPDGDLREWMARKGARQQQQGAQPVQHAPKRPRIDRAPLSAEQLRAQLEAHKALMNGIAPTAPVMYGVPSTTVQAQAPVAAPGPEVAAPAPAPEPAPSVPHDAPPAPLSAPEASVSQAAPVPAPVPPVVTPVGPPPPPPAAEEPVPPSDAPPAKKARLAYTDTELHPDEKRAQLPRYAYRESAPHAGRPSAAELF
- a CDS encoding uncharacterized protein (SECRETED:SignalP(1-22)), whose translation is MDALLWLLLVGLAALCTLPALAALRARTVLANSETRVVGGKTPCHTLDIGAVALYDLGVLRVARVPHDTDRRTWATYVGALGHWWHLAFFDTTEPHSAPSVALALVEDRSQHPHHSIAQLQEELDALRAQKKYDDHTRYALRRDLRALDDATLAAEHALCAARTRAKEARDAHARAHARLEERRAALLEAQERVHAVTGAAARRASIASESHARHTSTARAMAGRAREVREEIAALKRTAAALQSRPPSPPAWDVANLLPSSLLSTHDEDSAEPVPRKPTGLGIDPTLSVPPLCHSPLSSVSCTPPTPHGSLEGSDYLHAGFRPRRLNPNAKTFVAARLGARASLGDVSMP
- the TGL1 gene encoding sterol esterase (TransMembrane:3 (o225-248i456-475o481-499i); MEROPS:MER0208659; COG:I; EggNog:ENOG503NUHK) → MASRPVSNRRRNYNQRATDFTESHDLNDEFHDVPGLASNAGHEGTHAHWADEEEPAPRTSGEMASTMGRPSGEYEDAFDDAEPYESEYGAPSAAERYSDAPSAYDPESEYGTSYGGAGAGAAPSSRHAPASRHAPGTRQYTTDYDDEPAHYERDVRIERPHTEGANAENYYGSKQKELDYEYRPEYPSAGEDEDVGGFPAFFHHPVGQYGNFNIFQRLYLEIRQMASFGLTSVALVVVANLAFISYFNPFRKSPPKARTDLEFERRITGERLSGRVEYYAEYWGYKCEEYEITTRGGWILKAHRISDPRRPGGRGYPVIVQHGILCNSLFYFTNEERSLGFWLVDQGFDVWSTNVRSNYNAGHTQYGRWDPRFWAWGMMELAEDLVDVVNYILQQTGYSQLAYIGHSQGTASMFLALSNGKYPSLGNKLSSFCALGPAVFPGPSLRRFPFRVMQLLTSRFAWSFVFGVRDFFPAIELGRQVAPAYIFGHFAYVIFAYLFDFHDHNWIDRLKPKIFRSTGIQTSSELLYFYMRSFVGRGCIFDPNVHTPWFPKQFPPLTVVYGTTDYLVVGKPLVERLLRYENNVEIVHIVELQGFEHMDMVLGVDAYKVVFPKIKDTIVRTMDLEDMPAKAVM